A region from the Triticum urartu cultivar G1812 chromosome 1, Tu2.1, whole genome shotgun sequence genome encodes:
- the LOC125541849 gene encoding putative disease resistance protein RGA4, which translates to MAELVATMAIRPLVSMLQDKASSYLLDQYNVMEGMEKQHRILKRRLPIIFDIITDIERATAHREGPKAWLEDLKTVAYEANEVFDEFKYEALRREAKKNEHCRKLGFDAVKLFPTENHVVFRHRMGRKLCRILEDINVLIAEMHDFGLRQTFLVSNQLGQTPVSKEWRQTDYVIIDTQEIARRSRHEDKINIVDILLGQASNADLSVVPIVGMGGLGKTTLAQLIYNEPEIQKHFPLQLWVCVSDTFDVNSVAKSIVEASPMKNDDTDKPPLDRLQKLVSGQRYLLVLGNVRNREFHKWERLKVCLQHGGRGSAGLTTTRDKQVAEIIGTDRIYNLNVLNDNFIKEIIVSRAFSLQNEKPPELHEMVGEIVNRCHGNPLAATALGSLLHTKTSVKEWKDVSSRSSICIEETGILPILMLSYNELPSHLKECFAFCALFPKNYQIDVKKLIHLWIANGLIPEHKEDSLETIGKHIFNELASRSFFLDIEESIDIYGYYSTTCKIHDLMHAIAMSVMKKLSVVATDEPSQIQCLPDTTRHLFLSRDEAEGRFFSREETKGILNESLQKRSPVIRTLICDSFSGSSLKHLSNYKSLRVLKLHIGRESFLPKPKYLRYLRYLDLSNSYIKALPEDISILYNLQMLDLSNCFHLGRLPRQMKYMTSLRHLYTHGCPKLESMPPELGNLTKLQTLTCFVAAVTSPDCSDVAELLYLNLCGQLEVCQVENVIDAEAKVLNLGNKKDLRELTLRWNSVCDSKVLDNFKPHGGLQVLKIYSYGGKCMGMLQNMVEIHLFRCERLQCLFRCDTSFTFPKLKVLMLEDLFGFERWWEIDERQEEQRIFPVLEKLFISNCGKLVALPEAPLLQGPCDEGGYTLARSAFPALKVLKMKNLESFQRWDAVKETQGEHVVFPWLEELSIEECPELTALPEAPLLQEPCSGGGYRSVRSAFPALKVLKMKDLESFQRWDGVGGTLLPQLEKLSVQKCPKMIYLPQAPKLIVLEVEDGKQEIFHFLDRYLSSLTNLILKLENIETTSEAECTSIVPVDIKERRNQESPLTVMKLRCCNSLFGVDALEPWDYFVHLEELEINSCDVLIYWPEKVFDRLVSLRRLVIKNCKNLIGYTQAPLEPLASERSQHLRCLEFLRLQFCASLVEMFNVPTSLKSISIWDCPKLEYIFRKQQGMSELVQGSSCSEEIMPAAVSELPSSPMNQFCPCLEDLTLIRCESLPAVLNLPASLKTLGIDGCSSIQVLSCQLGGLQKPEVTTSISRSPIMPEPAAAAATREHLLPPHLESLVIWDCAGMLGGTLCLPAPLKRLDIIGNSGLTSLECLSGERPPSLEALYLERCGTLAFLPNEPQVYRSLLFLEIRGCPAIKKLPRCLQQQLGSINYKRLDACYEVMALKPKTWKLMPRLVRERRKAARQARECQQSAMQE; encoded by the exons ATGGCGGAGCTGGTGGCCACCATGGCGATCCGGCCACTGGTGTCCATGCTGCAGGACAAGGCGTCCAGCTACCTCCTCGACCAGTACAATGTGATGGAGGGAATGGAGAAGCAACACAGGATTCTGAAACGCAGGCTTCCTATCATCTTCGACATCATCACTGACATTGAGAGGGCGACGGCCCACAGAGAAGGGCCGAAAGCCTGGCTCGAGGATCTCAAGACAGTGGCCTATGAGGCAAATGAAGTCTTTGACGAATTCAAGTATGAAGCACTCCGCCGTGAAGCAAAGAAGAATGAACATTGCCGAAAGCTTGGCTTCGATGCGGTTAAACTCTTCCCTACTGAAAACCATGTCGTGTTCCGTCACAGAATGGGTAGAAAGCTTTGCAGGATTCTGGAGGATATCAACGTCCTGATTGCAGAGATGCATGACTTTGGGTTGAGGCAGACATTCTTGGTATCCAATCAGTTAGGGCAGACTCCGGTGTCCAAGGAGTGGAGGCAGACAGATTATGTCATCATCGACACACAAGAAATTGCCAGAAGATCCAGACACGAAGATAAGATTAATATCGTCGACATACTACTTGGTCAAGCTAGCAATGCAGATCTCTCAGTAGTTCCCATTGTTGGAATGGGGGGGCTTGGAAAGACCACATTAGCGCAACTCATATACAATGAACCTGAAATTCAGAAGCATTTTCCGTTGCAGCTCTGGGTCTGCGTCTCTGATACCTTTGATGTGAATTCGGTGGCTAAGAGTATAGTTGAAGCATCCCCCATGAAAAATGATGATACAGACAAACCACCACTGGATagacttcaaaaacttgtcagcGGGCAGAGGTATCTCCTTGTATTGGGTAATGTCAGGAACAGAGAGTTCCATAAGTGGGAAAGGCTGAAGGTCTGTCTTCAGCATGGTGGCAGGGGTAGTGCAGGGTTGACAACAACCCGTGATAAACAAGTTGCTGAAATTATTGGCACAGATAGAATCTACAATCTCAATGTTTTGAACGATAACTTCATAAAGGAAATTATTGTGTCTAGAGCATTCAGTTTACAGAATGAAAAGCCTCCCGAGCTACACGAGATGGTTGGTGAGATTGTGAACAGATGTCATGGCAATCCTTTAGCTGCAACTGCACTGGGATCTCTGCTTCATACCAAGACCAGCGTGAAAGAATGGAAGGATGTATCATCTAGAAGCAGCATTTGCATCGAGGAAACTGGAATTTTGCCAATACTAATGCTTAGTTACAACGAGTTGCCATCACACCTGAAGGAGTGCTTTGCTTTCTGTGCTCTGTTTCCCAAAAATTACCAGATTGATGTGAAGAAGttgatccatctatggattgcAAATGGCTTGATCCCAGAACACAAAGAAGATAGTCTTGAAACCATTGGAAAACATATTTTCAATGAGCTGGCCTCAAGGTCATTCTTTCTGGACATAGAGGAAAGTATAGACATCTATGGGTATTATTCAACTACATGTAAAATCCATGATCTTATGCATGCTATTGCAATGTCTGTTATGAAGAAGCTATCTGTTGTTGCAACCGATGAACCAAGTCAAATCCAATGTCTTCCAGATACTACTCGGCATTTATTTTTGTCACGTGACGAAGCAGAAGGTAGATTCTTCTCACGTGAGGAAACAAAAGGTATTTTGAATGAGTCTCTGCAGAAAAGATCCCCTGTTATCCGAACACTAATATGTGATAGTTTTTCGGGAAGCTCATTGAAGCATCTGTCAAATTACAAGTCTTTGCGTGTCTTGAAGCTCCATATAGGGAGAGAATCCTTTCTACCAAAACCAAAGTATTTGCGTTACCTAAGGTACCTTGATCTCTCCAACAGTTATATCAAAGCACTTCCTGAAGATATAAGTATTCTGTATAACCTTCAAATGTTGGACCTTTCCAACTGCTTTCATCTTGGTCGACTCCCAAGGCAAATGAAGTATATGACTTCCTTGCGTCACCTCTACACTCATGGATGCCCGAAGTTGGAGAGCATGCCTCCAGAACTCGGAAACCTCACTAAGCTGCAGACACTTACATGTTTTGTAGCAGCAGTTACTAGCCCTGATTGTAGTGATGTTGCAGAGCTGCTTTATTTAAACCTTTGTGGTCAGCTAGAGGTATGTCAGGTAGAGAATGTTATAGACGCAGAGGCAAAAGTGCTAAACCTTGGAAACAAGAAGGATCTCAGAGAACTGACACTAAGATGGAATTCTGTTTGTGACAGCAAGGTGCTCGACAATTTCAAACCACATGGTGGGCTGCAGGTTCTGAAGATATATTCCTATGGAGGAAAGTGCATGGGTATGTTGCAAAACATGGTTGAGATCCATCTTTTTCGTTGTGAAAGATTGCAATGTTTGTTCAGATGTGATACATCCTTCACTTTTCCAAAACTGAAAGTGCTTATGCTAGAAGATTTGTTTGGTTTTGAGAGATGGTGGGAAATAGATGAGAGGCAAGAAGAACAGAGAATATTTCCTGTGCTTGAGAAGTTGTTTATTAGTAATTGTGGAAAGTTGGTAGCATTACCTGAAGCACCATTGTTGCAAGGACCTTGTGATGAAGGTGGTTATACATTGGCACGCTCAGCATTTCCTGCCCTAAAGGTGCtcaaaatgaagaacttggagAGCTTTCAGAGATGGGATGCAGTCAAAGAGACTCAAGGTGAACACGTAGTGTTTCCTTGGCTAGAGGAACTATCAATTGAGGAATGCCCAGAGCTGACAGCATTACCTGAAGCACCATTGCTTCAAGAACCATGTAGTGGGGGTGGTTATAGATCGGTACGCTCAGCGTTTCCTGCCCTCAAGGTGCTCAAAATGAAAGACTTGGAGAGCTTTCAGAGGTGGGATGGAGTCGGAGGGACATTGCTTCCTCAGCTTGAGAAACTGTCAGTTCAGAAGTGCCCAAAGATGATATATTTACCTCAAGCACCAAAACTCATTGTGTTGGAAGTTGAAGATGGCAAGCAAGAGATCTTTCATTTTCTAGACAGATATTTGTCTTCATTGACAAATCTGATTCTGAAGCTAGAAAACATAGAAACAACATCAGAAGCTGAGTGCACTTCAATTGTACCAGTGGACATCAAGGAGAGAAGGAACCAGGAATCCCCTCTTACAGTTATGAAGCTAAGATGTTGCAACTCATTATTTGGAGTAGATGCACTAGAGCCGTGGGACTATTTTGTGCATCTTGAAGAGTTGGAAATTAATAGTTGCGATGTGCTCATCTACTGGCCAGAGAAAGTGTTTGACAGGTTGGTATCCTTGAGGAGATTAGTGATTAAAAATTGCAAAAATCTGATTGGATACACACAAGCTCCTCTTGAGCCATTGGCGTCCGAAAGGAGTCAGCACCTGAGATGCCTGGAGTTTCTTAGATTACAATTTTGTGCAAGTTTGGTCGAGATGTTCAATGTCCCGACATCACTCAAGAGCATTTCTATTTGGGACTGCCCGAAGCTTGAGTACATATTTCGCAAGCAGCAGGGCATGTCAGAGTTGGTCCAAGGATCTTCTTGCAGTGAGGAAATCATGCCTGCAGCTGTATCAGAGTTGCCATCCTCACCCATGAATCAGTTTTGTCCATGCCTAGAAGATCTAACTTTAATAAGATGTGAAAGCTTACCAGCGGTTCTAAATCTGCCTGCATCCTTAAAGACCTTAGGAATTGATGGCTGCAGTAGTATTCAAGTCCTATCATGCCAGCTGGGTGGGCTCCAGAAACCAGAAGTCACTACCTCCATAAGCAGAAGTCCTATCATGCCAGAGCCAGCAGCAGCAGCTGCTACAAGAGAGCATTTACTTCCTCCCCATCTCGAATCTCTAGTAATATGGGACTGTGCTGGCATGTTGGGTGGGACTCTCTGTCTGCCTGCACCCCTCAAGAGACTAGACATTATTGGCAACAGTGGGTTGACATCGCTGGAGTGTCTATCAGGAGAACGCCCCCCATCGCTGGAAGCCCTTTATCTTGAAAGATGCGGTACCCTGGCATTCCTGCCAAATGAGCCACAAGTATACAGGTCTCTCTTGTTTCTTGAAATTAGAGGCTGCCCTGCTATAAAGAAGCTCCCTAGATGCCTGCAGCAGCAACTGGGAAGCATCAACTACAAACGACTAGATGCCTGTTATGAAG TGATGGCACTTAAACCAAAGACATGGAAGTTGATGCCAAGGCTAGTCCGTGAGCGGAGGAAGGCCGCTCGACAAGCCAGGGAGTGCCAGCAATCCGCCATGCAGGAGTAA